One genomic window of Xanthobacter dioxanivorans includes the following:
- a CDS encoding ABC transporter permease, which translates to MLDPGPLVPRPAPAAPTPRADRLRGLLAGGGAQTFGLTLGAIVLALVITAGLILLAGKNPVTAYGALLRGAFGSLDRLAFALNKSTPYIITGVGVALCFRAKVINIGGEGQIALGGIAASFVVLMAPASLPAPLLLSLAMLAGAAAGALWALLAAFVFIKRNVHEVLCTLLLNFVGVLLVSEVLHAPLGEEGAGFPQSPLFPRAGWLPGLIAGTDLHIGILFAVAAAVLGHVLLWRTTFGFRLRILGASRPAAAYVGLSAARSTALVMAIAGALAGLAGGIEVSGVHNRLIEGFSHGFGFNAVAVALIAGLNPLAVLPAGLFLGFLEAGTLAMQREVGVPSSLVYVIEGLMMVFVLCAVGMGAHNRKV; encoded by the coding sequence ATGCTGGACCCTGGCCCCCTGGTGCCCCGCCCTGCCCCCGCCGCGCCGACGCCCCGCGCCGACCGCCTGCGGGGCCTGCTCGCCGGCGGCGGCGCGCAGACCTTCGGCCTGACCCTGGGCGCCATCGTGCTCGCCCTCGTGATCACGGCCGGCCTCATCCTGCTCGCCGGCAAGAACCCGGTGACCGCCTATGGCGCGCTGCTGCGGGGCGCCTTCGGCTCGCTGGACCGGCTCGCCTTCGCGCTCAACAAGAGCACGCCCTACATCATCACCGGCGTCGGCGTGGCGCTGTGCTTCCGCGCCAAGGTCATCAACATCGGCGGCGAGGGCCAGATCGCCCTCGGCGGCATCGCCGCGAGCTTCGTCGTCCTCATGGCGCCGGCGAGCCTGCCGGCGCCGCTGCTGCTGTCGCTCGCCATGCTCGCCGGGGCGGCGGCGGGGGCGCTGTGGGCGCTGCTGGCGGCTTTCGTCTTCATCAAGCGCAACGTGCACGAGGTGCTGTGCACCCTGCTGCTCAATTTCGTCGGCGTGCTGCTGGTGAGCGAGGTGCTGCACGCCCCGCTGGGCGAGGAGGGCGCGGGCTTCCCGCAGTCGCCGCTGTTCCCGCGCGCCGGCTGGCTGCCCGGGCTCATTGCCGGGACGGACCTGCACATCGGCATCCTGTTCGCCGTGGCGGCGGCGGTGCTCGGGCATGTGCTCCTGTGGCGCACCACCTTCGGCTTCCGCCTGCGCATCCTCGGGGCGAGCCGACCGGCGGCGGCCTATGTGGGCCTTTCGGCCGCCCGCTCCACGGCGCTGGTGATGGCCATCGCCGGCGCGCTGGCGGGGCTGGCCGGCGGCATCGAGGTGAGCGGGGTCCACAACCGCCTCATCGAGGGTTTCTCCCACGGTTTCGGCTTCAACGCCGTCGCGGTGGCGCTCATCGCCGGGCTCAATCCGCTGGCGGTGCTGCCGGCGGGCCTGTTCCTCGGCTTCCTGGAGGCCGGCACCCTCGCCATGCAGCGGGAGGTGGGCGTGCCGTCCTCCCTCGTCTACGTCATCGAGGGACTGATGATGGTCTTCGTGCTCTGCGCCGTGGGCATGGGCGCCCACAACCGGAAGGTCTGA
- a CDS encoding ABC transporter permease produces the protein MDLATLAELLSATLRISTPLLFAAMGGLISERAGTFAVGIEGMMLAGAFGGALAALLTGSSAAGLVASLFAGMALALVVALATTRFRADQMVTGLAVNILALGLTSFLLRGLFGGRTPVIRLPTLPAWPVPLLGDIPLLGPVLFRQPPLVYLGFLLVVPVALYLAKTKSGLMLRAVGENPEAAFAVGTDPQRVRTLAILAGGAFAGLGGAVLSLQEVGTFTDGMTNGRGFIALAAIIVGRWNPFGAMAGCLLFGAVAALESRIQGWGLPVSSYVVQMVPYLVALGLLAGIGRSSKMPGAIGAPFLRH, from the coding sequence ATGGACCTTGCCACCCTTGCGGAGCTGCTCTCGGCGACGCTGCGCATCTCGACGCCGCTGCTCTTCGCCGCCATGGGCGGGTTGATCAGCGAGCGGGCGGGCACCTTCGCCGTGGGCATCGAGGGCATGATGCTGGCGGGCGCCTTCGGCGGGGCGCTCGCCGCCCTTCTCACCGGCAGCAGCGCGGCCGGGCTGGTGGCGAGCCTGTTCGCCGGCATGGCCCTGGCGCTGGTGGTGGCGCTTGCCACCACGCGCTTCCGCGCCGACCAGATGGTGACGGGGCTGGCGGTGAACATCCTCGCCCTGGGGCTCACCAGCTTCCTGCTGCGCGGCCTGTTCGGCGGGCGCACGCCGGTCATCCGCCTGCCCACCCTGCCCGCCTGGCCGGTGCCGCTCCTGGGCGACATTCCGCTGCTCGGGCCTGTGCTGTTCCGCCAGCCGCCGCTGGTCTATCTCGGCTTCCTGCTGGTCGTTCCCGTCGCGCTCTATCTCGCCAAGACGAAATCTGGCCTCATGCTGCGCGCCGTGGGCGAGAACCCGGAGGCGGCCTTCGCCGTGGGCACCGATCCGCAGCGCGTGCGCACGCTGGCCATTCTGGCGGGCGGCGCCTTCGCCGGGCTCGGCGGGGCCGTGCTGTCGCTGCAGGAGGTGGGCACCTTCACCGATGGCATGACCAACGGCCGCGGCTTCATCGCGCTGGCCGCCATCATCGTCGGCCGCTGGAACCCGTTCGGCGCCATGGCAGGCTGCCTGCTGTTCGGCGCCGTCGCGGCCCTCGAATCCCGCATCCAGGGCTGGGGCCTGCCGGTGAGCTCCTACGTGGTGCAGATGGTGCCGTACCTCGTGGCGCTGGGGCTGCTCGCGGGCATCGGCCGGTCGTCGAAGATGCCCGGCGCCATCGGCGCGCCCTTCCTGCGCCACTGA
- a CDS encoding siderophore ABC transporter substrate-binding protein encodes MRSKILPAVYAAGSTGRIALRRAVAFCGLLAAILLASAGAHAEIVVAHAGGSTTLPGRPQRVLVFDPAALDTLDALGVEVAGVPGSNLPDALAKYRDPRHLKIGTLFEPDYEAVAAAQPDLIIIGPRTAAKRRDLSAIAPTIDLSVDEDHFADGVRRNVETLGRIFDKQAQASALLARIDAALARVRAAAPGAGAALMVMVNGGKLTAYGPGSRFGWLHDDLGVKPAIADVKAATHGEVISLEFILKTDPDWLLVLDRDAAVGRNSEAARKVLDNDIIAATRAAKAGRILYLDPARWYILGGGGTALPIVAEELAQALEAGRSP; translated from the coding sequence ATGCGATCCAAGATCCTGCCTGCTGTTTATGCCGCCGGAAGCACCGGCCGCATCGCCTTGCGGCGGGCCGTCGCCTTCTGCGGCCTTCTGGCCGCGATCCTTCTGGCGAGCGCGGGCGCGCATGCGGAAATCGTGGTGGCGCATGCCGGGGGATCGACCACATTGCCCGGCCGGCCGCAGCGGGTTCTGGTCTTCGATCCGGCCGCCCTCGACACCCTCGACGCCTTGGGCGTGGAGGTTGCGGGCGTGCCCGGCTCGAACCTGCCGGATGCCCTCGCCAAGTACCGCGATCCCCGCCACCTCAAGATCGGCACCCTGTTCGAGCCCGACTATGAAGCCGTCGCCGCCGCCCAGCCAGACCTGATCATCATCGGCCCGCGCACGGCGGCGAAACGCCGGGACCTCTCCGCCATCGCCCCCACCATCGACCTCTCCGTGGACGAGGATCATTTCGCCGACGGCGTGAGGCGCAACGTGGAGACGCTCGGCCGTATCTTCGACAAGCAGGCGCAGGCCTCCGCCCTGCTGGCGCGCATCGACGCGGCGCTGGCGCGGGTGCGCGCGGCGGCGCCGGGCGCGGGCGCGGCGCTCATGGTGATGGTCAATGGCGGCAAGCTCACCGCCTACGGCCCCGGCTCCCGCTTCGGCTGGCTCCATGACGACCTCGGAGTGAAGCCGGCCATCGCCGACGTGAAGGCTGCCACCCACGGGGAGGTGATCTCCCTCGAGTTCATCCTGAAGACCGATCCGGACTGGCTGCTGGTGCTCGACCGCGACGCCGCCGTGGGGCGCAACAGCGAGGCCGCCCGCAAGGTCCTGGACAATGACATCATCGCTGCCACCCGCGCCGCCAAGGCGGGCCGCATCCTCTATCTGGACCCGGCGCGCTGGTACATCCTGGGCGGCGGCGGCACCGCCTTGCCCATCGTCGCCGAGGAACTGGCGCAGGCGCTCGAAGCCGGGCGGAGCCCCTAG
- a CDS encoding iron chelate uptake ABC transporter family permease subunit, translating to MTVGARGGWGFVLSLRGGKLAGLVLVGTAVAVSTVLFQTLTENRILTPAVMGFDALYVAIQTAVVFALGAQGAAAIDPRLRFAGEAVLLAAAALGLFRWLFDGRRGFHLVVLAGLVFGILCRGLANLLQRILDPNEFSVLQSLLFTRFNVVDTALLPVAAVAILAAGALALRLAPTLDALALGRDTAINLGIDHRRMVTILILLVAVLVSVSTALVGPVLFFGLLVSNLAYLAIGTERHIHTLPAATLIAIACLAGGQTVLERLLGYDAALSVVIEFAGGIVFILLLLRGTRT from the coding sequence ATGACGGTGGGGGCGCGCGGCGGCTGGGGCTTCGTGCTGTCCCTGCGCGGCGGCAAGCTCGCCGGGCTGGTGCTGGTGGGCACGGCGGTGGCGGTCTCGACGGTGCTGTTCCAGACCCTCACCGAAAACCGCATCCTCACCCCGGCGGTCATGGGTTTCGACGCCCTCTACGTGGCGATCCAGACGGCCGTCGTCTTCGCCCTGGGCGCGCAGGGCGCCGCCGCCATTGATCCGCGCCTGCGCTTCGCCGGCGAGGCGGTGCTGCTGGCGGCGGCGGCGCTCGGCCTGTTTCGCTGGCTGTTCGATGGCCGGCGCGGCTTCCACCTCGTGGTGCTGGCCGGGCTGGTCTTCGGCATATTGTGCCGGGGGCTCGCCAACCTGCTCCAGCGCATCCTCGACCCGAACGAATTCTCGGTGCTGCAAAGCCTGCTGTTCACCCGCTTCAATGTGGTGGACACCGCGCTGCTGCCGGTGGCGGCGGTGGCCATCCTCGCGGCGGGCGCCCTCGCCCTGCGCCTCGCCCCGACCCTGGACGCGCTGGCCCTGGGCCGCGACACGGCAATCAATCTGGGCATCGACCACCGGCGGATGGTGACCATCCTCATCCTCCTCGTCGCCGTGCTCGTCTCCGTCTCCACGGCGCTGGTGGGGCCGGTGCTGTTCTTCGGCCTGCTGGTATCGAACCTCGCCTATCTCGCCATCGGCACCGAGCGGCACATCCATACCCTGCCCGCCGCAACGCTCATCGCCATCGCCTGCCTCGCCGGCGGGCAGACGGTGCTCGAACGCCTGCTCGGCTACGATGCGGCGCTGAGCGTGGTGATCGAGTTCGCCGGCGGCATCGTCTTCATCCTGCTTCTGCTCAGGGGCACGCGCACGTGA
- a CDS encoding iron ABC transporter ATP-binding protein, which yields MIEIAGVSKSYGTARVLDAVSLSVPAGGLTAIIGPNGAGKSTLLSIVARLLPMDAGRVTVDGLDVSTTTGDVLARRMAILKQDNRITPRLTVSELVAFGRFPHCHGRPTRADAEKVAEAIGYVDLSPLSGRLLDELSGGQRQRAFIAMVLAQDPACLLLDEPLNNLDMKHAAGTMKLLRRAADELGKTVVVVIHDINFAACYADRIVAMKGGRVLVHGGPDDIMRADVLRAIYDMEVAVHEVNGFRLGAYYR from the coding sequence GTGATCGAGATCGCCGGCGTTTCGAAATCCTACGGCACCGCGCGGGTGCTCGACGCCGTGTCGCTGAGCGTGCCGGCGGGCGGGCTCACCGCCATCATCGGCCCCAACGGCGCCGGCAAGTCGACGCTTCTGTCCATCGTGGCGCGCCTCCTGCCCATGGATGCCGGGCGCGTCACCGTGGACGGGCTCGACGTGAGCACGACCACCGGCGACGTGCTGGCCAGGCGCATGGCCATCCTCAAGCAGGACAACCGGATCACGCCGCGCCTCACCGTCAGCGAGCTGGTGGCCTTCGGCCGCTTTCCCCATTGCCATGGGCGCCCCACCCGCGCCGATGCGGAGAAGGTCGCCGAGGCCATCGGCTACGTGGACCTCTCTCCCCTCTCCGGCCGCCTCCTCGACGAGCTGTCCGGCGGCCAGCGCCAGCGAGCCTTCATCGCCATGGTGCTGGCGCAGGACCCCGCCTGCCTGCTGCTCGACGAGCCCCTGAACAACCTCGACATGAAGCATGCCGCCGGCACCATGAAGCTGCTGCGCCGGGCCGCCGACGAGCTCGGCAAGACCGTGGTGGTGGTGATCCACGACATCAATTTCGCCGCCTGCTACGCCGATCGCATCGTCGCCATGAAGGGCGGGCGCGTGCTGGTCCATGGCGGGCCGGACGACATCATGCGCGCCGACGTGCTAAGGGCGATCTACGACATGGAGGTGGCCGTGCACGAGGTGAACGGCTTCCGCCTCGGCGCCTATTACCGGTAG
- the entS gene encoding enterobactin transporter EntS: MRRFLIDISLLRRNPAFRNLLVARSISLMSLGMLAVSVPVQVYGLTGSSFQVGVVAALDGIGMFVGLLLGGVLSDRYDRRRLILFARGVCGIGFVGLALNSLMDAPSLFAIYVLAMWDGFFGALGVSALMAAMPFIVGRENLMQAGALGMLVTRFATIVSPAVGGMVIAAGGLGWNYGLAAVGTLVTVLTLLSLPAMVPERHAIRHPLTMMAEAFGFLFRHRRLLLVFAIGTLLTLSTSIRILFPAIVTQTLGGGALEIGLMYSAVPLGATLGAVLSGWVRELRQRELVMSGLCAGALACVILLGASGHIVVALAALVIYGYTNAIASLLQYTIIQDHTPDHFLGRINSLWAAQDVAGDSLGAVGVGVLVAALPKTGVIVLGTFALAVGGLLTLAINGLPREGSTGEELAGAGQPAAGEG; the protein is encoded by the coding sequence GTGCGCCGCTTCCTGATCGATATCTCGCTGCTTCGGCGCAACCCGGCGTTCCGAAATCTCCTCGTCGCCCGCAGCATCTCGCTGATGAGCCTCGGCATGCTCGCCGTGAGCGTGCCGGTGCAGGTCTACGGGCTCACCGGCTCCAGCTTCCAGGTGGGCGTGGTGGCGGCGCTGGACGGCATCGGCATGTTCGTCGGCCTGCTGCTCGGCGGCGTGCTGTCGGACCGCTACGACCGGCGCCGCCTCATCCTCTTCGCCCGCGGCGTCTGCGGCATCGGCTTCGTCGGCCTCGCCCTCAACAGCCTGATGGACGCGCCGTCGCTCTTCGCCATCTACGTGCTGGCCATGTGGGACGGCTTCTTCGGCGCCCTTGGCGTGTCGGCGCTGATGGCGGCGATGCCGTTCATCGTCGGCCGCGAGAACCTTATGCAGGCGGGGGCGCTCGGCATGCTGGTCACTCGCTTCGCCACCATCGTCTCGCCGGCCGTGGGCGGCATGGTGATCGCCGCCGGGGGACTCGGCTGGAACTACGGCCTGGCGGCCGTGGGCACCCTCGTCACCGTGCTCACGCTCCTGTCCCTGCCCGCCATGGTTCCCGAGCGCCACGCCATCCGCCATCCCCTCACCATGATGGCGGAAGCGTTCGGCTTCCTGTTCCGGCACCGGCGGCTGCTCCTGGTCTTCGCCATCGGCACGCTGCTGACGCTTTCCACCTCCATCCGCATCCTGTTTCCGGCCATCGTCACCCAGACGCTGGGCGGCGGGGCGCTGGAGATCGGCCTGATGTATTCGGCGGTCCCCCTCGGCGCGACCCTCGGCGCTGTGCTCAGCGGCTGGGTCCGGGAGCTGCGTCAGCGAGAGCTGGTGATGTCGGGCCTGTGCGCCGGCGCCCTCGCCTGCGTCATCCTCCTCGGGGCGAGCGGACACATCGTCGTCGCGCTCGCGGCGCTGGTGATCTACGGCTACACCAATGCCATCGCCTCGCTGCTCCAGTACACCATCATCCAGGATCACACGCCGGACCACTTCCTCGGCCGCATCAACAGCCTCTGGGCGGCGCAGGACGTGGCCGGCGACAGCCTCGGGGCGGTGGGCGTCGGCGTCCTCGTCGCGGCGCTGCCGAAGACCGGCGTCATCGTCCTGGGCACCTTCGCCCTGGCCGTCGGCGGCCTCCTCACCCTCGCCATCAACGGCCTGCCGCGCGAGGGATCAACCGGCGAGGAGCTGGCAGGCGCCGGGCAGCCGGCGGCCGGGGAAGGCTGA
- a CDS encoding efflux RND transporter periplasmic adaptor subunit: MQPNGRLRLTRRHAGLLLALGAALAGIGFFLDARPGAQSQEARFETAVVTRGTIEDSVTALGKLQPRDYVDVGAQASGQLLRLHVHEGDVVTEGQLLAEIDPSLQEAQVEAGEAEIARLKAQLIDLEARARFATDRAQRQARLARNQFTSTEENDRAAMESAAATAQLEMTRAQIRQVAATLRSNEAQLRYTKVFAPMAGTVVSVEARQGQTLVATYQTPQLVRIADLSVMTVWTQVAEADVPRLKPGMPVWFTTLGHPDRRWESRVRQILPGPSQPGAGGTSGGAGSGVVLYTAVFDVPNPEGELRPQMSAQTFFITARAENALVVPMAALVPAEGGGDRFTVRVSGKDGISTRAVRIGVRTRFQAQVLEGLAEGERVVTGERAEEERSAIRFTQ; encoded by the coding sequence ATGCAGCCCAACGGACGCCTGCGCCTGACCCGCCGCCATGCCGGCCTGCTGCTGGCGCTGGGCGCGGCCCTGGCCGGTATCGGCTTCTTTCTTGATGCCCGGCCCGGCGCGCAGTCGCAGGAGGCCCGCTTCGAGACCGCCGTGGTGACGCGGGGCACCATCGAGGACAGCGTCACCGCCCTCGGCAAGCTGCAGCCCCGCGATTACGTGGACGTGGGCGCGCAGGCGTCCGGCCAACTGCTGCGCCTGCACGTGCATGAGGGCGACGTGGTGACCGAGGGCCAGCTCCTCGCCGAGATCGACCCCTCCTTGCAGGAAGCGCAGGTGGAGGCGGGCGAGGCGGAGATCGCGCGGCTGAAGGCGCAGCTCATCGACCTGGAGGCCCGCGCCCGCTTCGCCACCGACCGCGCCCAGCGCCAGGCACGCCTTGCCCGCAACCAGTTCACCAGCACCGAGGAGAACGATCGCGCCGCCATGGAATCGGCCGCCGCCACCGCCCAGCTTGAGATGACCCGCGCCCAGATCCGGCAGGTGGCCGCCACGCTGCGCTCCAACGAGGCGCAGCTGCGCTACACCAAGGTGTTCGCACCCATGGCCGGCACCGTCGTCTCGGTGGAGGCGCGGCAGGGACAGACCCTGGTCGCCACCTACCAGACGCCACAGCTCGTGCGCATCGCCGACCTCTCGGTCATGACCGTGTGGACCCAGGTGGCCGAGGCGGACGTGCCCCGGCTGAAGCCGGGCATGCCGGTGTGGTTCACCACGCTGGGCCACCCCGACCGCCGCTGGGAGAGCCGCGTGCGGCAGATCCTGCCCGGGCCGAGCCAGCCGGGGGCCGGCGGCACCAGCGGGGGCGCCGGCAGCGGCGTCGTCCTCTACACCGCCGTGTTCGACGTGCCCAATCCCGAAGGCGAGCTGCGGCCGCAGATGAGCGCGCAGACCTTCTTCATCACCGCCCGGGCCGAGAACGCCCTCGTCGTGCCCATGGCCGCCCTCGTGCCGGCGGAGGGCGGGGGCGACCGCTTCACCGTGCGGGTGAGCGGCAAGGACGGCATCAGCACCCGCGCGGTGCGCATCGGCGTGCGCACGCGCTTCCAGGCGCAGGTGCTCGAAGGCCTCGCCGAGGGCGAGCGCGTCGTCACCGGCGAGCGGGCGGAAGAGGAGCGGAGCGCCATCCGCTTCACCCAGTGA
- a CDS encoding MacB family efflux pump subunit produces MSGAPLIQLSGIRRAFTHGAVTSEVLRGIDLTIHAGEFVAIVGQSGSGKSTLMNILGLLDHPSGGTYRFAGEDVSTLSRDGQAELRREVFGFVFQRYHLLPGVSARANAELPAIYAGVDGKARQRRATALLERLGLGGRLDHRPDQLSGGQQQRVSIARALMNGGEVILADEPTGALDSASGAAVMDLLRELAAEGHTVILITHDPAVARIARRVVEIRDGVIVRDSGNGEAVHPAPAPARRPDRHAPALFALTEALRSAFAALAGNPFRTALTLLGIVIGTASVIAMLAIGEGTRRQVLARAAATGTDWIVVMPDNDNPALPGGRMTLADAQALAQLPNVKSVNPGRWTTVTLTAGAVTLRSEAFGTSTAYPETFRWRTHRGSFFTPDDERAAAPVMVLGAAVAARLFPGVADPSGRYVLANGIPFLVTGVLEPKGPDERGMDRDDRVVLPLSTASSRLTGSTDLGGIQLTVTDTARLTQTKGHVRETLLARHRMEDFFINDMASRIAELGETQSAMAGLLAVIASVSLLVGGIGVMNIMLMSVTERTREIGIRMAVGASGRDILGQFLAEAVILAGAGGLAGLALGLAVGVGAALALDLSVVFQARAIALALAGAVGTGLLFGYMPAGRAARLDPVRALARE; encoded by the coding sequence ATGTCCGGCGCGCCGCTGATCCAGCTCTCGGGCATCCGCCGCGCCTTCACCCACGGCGCGGTGACGAGCGAGGTGCTGCGCGGCATCGACCTCACCATCCATGCCGGTGAGTTCGTCGCCATCGTCGGGCAGTCCGGTTCCGGCAAGTCGACGCTCATGAACATCCTCGGCCTGCTCGACCACCCGAGCGGCGGCACCTACCGCTTTGCCGGCGAGGACGTGAGCACCCTGTCCCGCGACGGGCAGGCGGAGCTGCGGCGCGAGGTGTTCGGCTTCGTCTTCCAGCGCTACCACCTGCTGCCCGGCGTCAGCGCACGGGCCAATGCCGAGCTGCCGGCGATCTATGCGGGCGTGGACGGCAAGGCGCGCCAGCGGCGGGCGACGGCCCTGCTGGAACGCCTCGGCCTCGGCGGCCGCCTCGACCACCGGCCGGACCAGCTTTCCGGCGGCCAGCAGCAGCGCGTCTCCATCGCCCGCGCGCTCATGAATGGCGGCGAGGTGATCCTCGCCGACGAGCCCACCGGCGCCCTCGACAGCGCCAGCGGCGCCGCCGTGATGGACCTGCTGCGCGAACTGGCGGCGGAAGGGCATACGGTCATCCTCATCACCCACGATCCCGCCGTGGCGCGCATCGCCCGGCGGGTGGTGGAGATCCGCGACGGGGTCATCGTGCGCGACAGCGGCAACGGCGAGGCGGTCCACCCCGCGCCAGCGCCCGCGCGGCGGCCGGACCGGCATGCGCCGGCCCTGTTCGCCCTGACCGAGGCGTTGCGCTCGGCCTTCGCGGCGCTGGCCGGAAATCCCTTCCGCACGGCGCTGACGCTCCTCGGCATCGTCATCGGCACCGCCTCGGTCATCGCCATGCTCGCCATCGGCGAGGGCACGCGGCGGCAGGTGCTCGCCCGCGCGGCGGCGACCGGCACCGACTGGATCGTGGTGATGCCGGACAACGACAACCCGGCCCTGCCCGGCGGACGGATGACGCTGGCCGACGCGCAGGCCCTCGCCCAGCTGCCCAATGTGAAGAGTGTCAATCCCGGCCGCTGGACCACCGTGACCCTGACCGCCGGGGCCGTCACCCTCCGCTCGGAGGCGTTCGGCACCTCCACCGCCTATCCAGAGACCTTCCGCTGGCGCACCCACCGGGGCAGCTTCTTCACCCCGGACGACGAGCGCGCGGCGGCCCCGGTGATGGTGCTCGGCGCGGCGGTGGCGGCGCGGCTGTTTCCGGGCGTCGCCGACCCCTCCGGCCGCTACGTTCTCGCCAACGGCATCCCCTTCCTCGTCACCGGCGTGCTGGAGCCGAAGGGACCCGACGAGCGCGGCATGGACCGCGACGACCGCGTGGTGCTGCCGCTGTCCACCGCGTCCAGCCGCCTCACCGGATCGACCGACCTCGGCGGCATCCAGCTCACCGTGACCGACACCGCCCGCCTCACGCAAACCAAGGGGCACGTGCGGGAGACGCTGCTCGCGCGCCACCGCATGGAGGACTTCTTCATTAACGACATGGCGAGCCGCATCGCCGAGCTCGGCGAGACCCAGTCGGCCATGGCCGGGCTGCTCGCGGTCATCGCCTCCGTTTCCCTGCTGGTGGGCGGCATCGGCGTGATGAACATCATGCTCATGAGCGTCACCGAGCGCACGCGGGAGATCGGCATCCGCATGGCGGTGGGCGCGTCGGGACGGGACATCCTGGGACAGTTCCTGGCCGAGGCGGTGATCCTCGCCGGCGCCGGCGGGCTCGCCGGCCTCGCCCTGGGCCTCGCCGTGGGCGTGGGCGCCGCCCTGGCGCTTGATCTTTCGGTGGTGTTCCAGGCGCGCGCCATCGCCCTCGCTTTGGCCGGGGCCGTGGGCACCGGACTGCTGTTCGGCTACATGCCCGCCGGGCGCGCCGCACGGCTCGATCCGGTGCGGGCCCTCGCGCGGGAATAG
- a CDS encoding phosphopantetheine-binding protein, with amino-acid sequence MNPQPCPPAAAPLSKETLRAQVRRFLDEDPADDDNLMDFGLNSIAAMQLVAEWKAARLEVSFIELASRPTIDALWDLLKRRSVGAA; translated from the coding sequence ATGAACCCGCAGCCATGCCCGCCCGCGGCGGCGCCCCTCTCGAAGGAGACGCTGCGCGCCCAGGTCCGGCGGTTCCTGGACGAGGATCCGGCCGACGACGACAACCTCATGGACTTTGGCCTCAACTCCATCGCCGCCATGCAGCTGGTGGCGGAATGGAAGGCCGCGCGGCTGGAAGTGAGCTTCATCGAGCTCGCCAGCCGCCCCACCATCGATGCCCTCTGGGACCTGCTGAAGCGCCGGTCCGTCGGCGCGGCCTGA
- a CDS encoding MbtH family protein, which yields MMDDQHVNPFDDERHLFLALVNAAGQYSLWPAFRDVPAGWRVVHGPDTRAACLAHIESVWLDLMPVAG from the coding sequence ATGATGGACGACCAGCACGTCAATCCCTTCGACGACGAGCGCCACCTCTTCCTGGCGCTGGTCAACGCCGCCGGCCAGTACAGCCTGTGGCCCGCCTTCCGCGATGTGCCCGCCGGCTGGCGGGTGGTGCACGGCCCGGATACCCGCGCCGCCTGCCTCGCGCACATCGAGAGCGTCTGGCTCGATCTCATGCCTGTCGCCGGCTGA